TCTGCAGGTCGCCTTTGATCAAGCCGTGGATAGGCGTCATGTTAAAATGATGTTGTAGTTTCAACAGAGTGCCCTGAATTTTGTGTTGGACAGGAGTAGATCAATGCATGCCAGTGAAGTAAAACAACTTATTGTGGGCGCCATTCCAGATGCCGAGGTCAGTGTCGAAGGTGAAGGTTGTAATTTTAGTGTCACGGTCATCAGTCCTGTATTCGAGGGCTTGAGTTCGTTGAAAAAACAACAAGCCGTGTTGGCGCCGTTAAGCGCCAAGATTACCAGTGGTGAGTTGCATGCAGTGACGATTAACGCCTACGCGCCTACCCAAGGCGATTTATGAATTGCCCCTACGGGTTTTAATAATTGTTAACGCAAGAAAAATTCTGCCGGCGTATCTGCGCCATGCATATCAATCAGTTCATCGACTTCTATCAGCAAGGTGTCGTCCTCGTCCTGATCGAGGACGCCATTGCCGGTAAGGCTGGCGCCTAGCCCTTCAGCCAGCGCATCGCGTACCGTGGCTAATGTCGGCGGCTGTTCAGGGTCGGATTGATCGAGTATCACCTCAACGACAGCAGCAAGTTCCGGGCTGGCATCAAAGTGCATGAATTCTTCGGCGGGTGCATCACCGCCAAAATCCTCCACCAGTGCTTTGAGTTCATCAAGAATGCTTTGTTCGACATCAGGGTCGATCCGGCTGGAGGTTACTAATTCCTGATATAGCCCTCGATACATGGATTCAAGTACTGAACCCAAGGTCAGCGGTTGGTAATGATCTGGCCGTTTAATTTCCGATTCGATGACAGTGACCAGTTCGCGGCTGACGTGACTGGCGGGATCGATGCCAATGCCAATATTCATGGATGTGCGCCTCCTCGACGAAGCTTTGCGCATAGCCGGATGGGTATCGCCGCTCGTCAATCAAAGGAAATGTCGGGTGACTCTAACTATAGAAACCAATTTATAGAAACCAATTCTTTCCCATGCATTAAGTATAATGAGTATCAACATAAAAACTGTGACTAGTTCGAATAAACTATAGACCATGAGTGGCCTTGCGTCTAATATTGAAATTTTTAAACAAAACATGATGTCATATGAGTCGACGTGATTTTCGCTACCTATGGGGCGATAATTGACGTGCGGCCGTTAGTATGCGGAATGCTTATTTCTGGGTTGTTAGGTGGCGATCGAGCTTCGCTAATTTTTTCATAATCCCGGTCATTCCAGTTCGCTCAATGGCGATATCGTAGCCCCGAAGAAACCTTGTGCCGCATCTCGAGCGCCTTATGGACAACTTGATCGCGTATTGAGCCCCATAATAGATGGGTAGTGTGTCGACTTGTTCGCCGGTCCGCCACGACCAAACGGATTCGACGACAACAGTGCTCCGGATCGCGCAGCAGCGCGGCGATGTCGTAAAGTTTCTCCGGTGCGTTAAGTGCGATCACCCGATCACCACGGAATTACGCTGCCATCGAAACGGTAAAACTGACCCGACATGGCCGGTATATAGCCTTCGATCATGCGCCGCATGCCGCGTACGCTTTCGATCGTGGATATCTGTGCCCCCGGCCCTCCCATGCGAGTATTGACCCAGCCCGGATGCAACAACAGCACGCCGATGCCGTTTCGATTTAGTTCTCGTGCCACGCCATGCATCGCGGCATTGAGCGCCGCTTTGCTCGAACGATAGGCATAACTACCCGGTGCGTCAATTTCAGCAATGCTGCCCATATGGCTGGTGATCGCTACCACCAGCTTCCAGTCGCTACGTGCAATGTGATTCAGGAAGGCCTCGCTGACGCGCATGGCGCCAAGGGTGTTGACGTTAAAGGTCGCCAGCCAATCGTCATAATCGAGCGAACTAAAATGATCGTCTATATATTTTTCGAGATAGATACCGGCGTTGTTGATCAGAAGATCAATGGGTTCGTCACAGAGGCTATTGGCCAGCGCTCTAATTTCGTCAGCGTGAGTTACATCAAGGCGGTGAATTGAGACATTCGGATGGTTGCTGGCGAGAGCGCACAATTCCTCAGCCAGCTCGGGGTGGCGGCAGGTGGCAAAGACTCGCCATTCCTCGGCGGCGTATTGTCGGCACCATTCTAGGCCGAGTCCGCGATTACTGCCGGTGATGAGGATACTGGGCATGATACTACCCTCGCAAAGCAAACTAAAATTCTCTCCTTAACAGCCTGCTGAAAAATGCGCTGCATCCCCTGATCCCCTTTTTCAGCAGGCTGTTAAGAGTTTCGTGGAGATTTGAGGCAAACTTGCCATATAACTAGTAAAGGCAATGCGGGGCGATTTGTCCACCCGAATCAGCCTAAAACAGGTCCAATTGCGGTGTGGGGTTGGGTCGCCGGAATAAGTCGCTCCTGAGTGGCTCGCTACCGGGAAATTCCAATCGTTTAAATGCCTTGTGAAATCGCTGAGCGATGAGGTCGGCGAAAATGCCACGGCCACGCATCCGGATACCAAATTCCGCTTGATAATCGCTGCCGCCACGGCAATCGCGCAGCCGATTCATGACATGTTCGGCTTTCAGTGGCGCATGTTGCGCCAGCCAGTCACGAAACAGTTCCTTGAGTTCATGCGGTAAACGTAATAGCACATAACCCGCATCCACGGCGCCAGCGCTACGAATTTCAGTGAGAATGTTTTCCAGCTCATGATCCGTTAATACAGGAATTAATGGGGCGATCAAGGTCGTCACTGGAATGCCGGCAGCCGTCAGGCGACGAATGGTCTCCATGCGTCGTTGCGGCGATGCCGCGCGCGGTTCCAGGGTGCGCGCGAGTGCGGCATCAAGCGTGGTGATGGAAACGGCGATGCTCGCCAGATTTTTTGCGGCCAATGCCTCCAGGATATCCATGTCTCGTTCGATCAGTGATGACTTGGTGACAATGGTCACGGGATGCTGGCATTCGGCCAGCACTTCAAGGATTTCGCGAGTGATCCGCAGTTTTTTCTCGGCAGGCTGATAGGCGTCGGTGTTGATACCGAGTGCGATAGGCGCTGGGGTGTAGTTCCTGGCGCTAAGCTCCTTGCGCAATAGTGTAGCGGCATCGGGCTTGTAGAACAACTGCGTCTCGAAGTCCAATCCTGGTGATAGACCTAAATAGGCATGCGTGGGTCGCGCAAAACAATAAACACAACCGTGCTCGCAACCGCGATAAGGATTGATCGAGCGATCGAAGGGAATGTCAGGTGATTGGTTGTAACTGATGACGCTGCGGCTGGCGTCGACATGCAGTGTCGTTGGAATCTTGGTCTCGAGTTGTTCGAGACTGCCCCAGCCGTCATCAATCCATTCGCTGGAAAATTGCGAATAGCGATTATCGGGATTGCTCAAGGCGCCGCGGCCGCGCGGCGGCAGGGGGGGACGTTTGCTCATGCTGTATTTTACGCTGCTTCAGGATGTGTTAGGAAAAAATCAAAAAAATCCAACGCAGAGGCGCAGAGGAGTGCGTGAAAAAACAAAAATCATCCGGGATCACTCTGTTCAAGGTTTTCCTTATAAGCTGCTTTTACGCCCCTTTCGTCCCTCGTGGTTAGCGAGGTTTTCTCTGCGTCTCCGCGTTGGATTTTTAAGGTTTTGTATTTTTAAGGTCTTATGTTCAGTCAGTTAACTTAAACTTGCTGATGTCGATCTTGGGTTCGGGCACTGGCGCATGTTCCATGATGATCTCGCCAGGCGCGCCCAGGGTGATGCCGTCGATGTCGTAATCCAGGGGAATAATGGGCAGGACTTCGACCAAATCCTCACCCACGATCCCCATTTGTAACCGGCTAATATCGATGGTCGGCGGCGGGGGTGGCGGTTCATTGGAAAGGATTTCGCCCACCGGCCCAGCGCTGAGCTTGCTGATATCGATCTGGGCCGGGGGTGGGGGCAGCGTCTGGTCAATCTGGCTGCCCGCAGGCTCGATACTGGCGCCCCCAAGCGTGGCCTGTGGCGCTTTAGTGGGGGTGGCTGGCGCCGCCTCCTGCGCCATGGGAGTGATCTCGGCCATCAGCCCGGCCTGCTGCAGGGCGGCCTGATACTTGGCCGCCGTGGCCTGGTCAAGATCCTTTTTGACCGCCACTCGCTCGCCGCTGAACATCGGCCCCACCGTGTCGGCTGTGGTTTTGAACAATTTGGCGATGTTTTGCTGGACCTGTTCCAGCGTGGCACCGGCGGCCAGTTTGCCGCTGACGACGACTTGGAAAAGTTGTGCGCTCATGAATGTCTACCTATTTATCCTTCCTAAAGTCATCGGCCGCCTGGGTGGAATTTTCAGGGTCGACTACGGGATAGTCGGCCAGGCGCAGCCGCCGCGTCTTCCCTGTTAGCGGGCAACGAAATTCAAGTTGTTCTGCAATCAGGCGCAGACCGACCGCATTTTTGTTACCACGGCCATATTTTGGATCGCCAATCAGCGGATGGCCAATCATGTCGAGATGGCGGCGAATCTGATGCAGGCGTCCGGTTTTGATGATGACGCTTAGCGTGGTGATGTCGTGAACAGAGTCATACTCAAGCACAGTGTATTCTGTCAGCGCTGGCTTGCCATCCAGCAGCAAGTCGATCCGGCCACTGCTATTGCCTGGTCATGCGCAATCAGCATCAGACCGCTGGCCTCGCGGTCGAGGCGATGCACCAGAAATACCGTGCGCGGCGGTTGCCAGTACAGTTCGGCCTGACGCAGTAGTGAGGTGTGATCGCTGTATTGGTTGCCTTGCGCCAGTATGCCCGCCGGTTTGAACCACAGACTGTAGCGGCCAAAATTTTCCAGGCACTGTGCAGGTGGCGGCGCAAGCGCAAGAATCTCGGGTTGATAATGGAGCGTGATTCTGTCACCGCTGCGCGGTTGATAAGTGGCGCGGCGTAGGCGTTTTTGTTTTCCCTTCCCCGGCTGCAGATGGACTGCGCCCTTGATCATGGCATCCTTGATGCGCGCCTTGGGCAGCGGTGGCCGAGGCGAGCAGGTCGCAGATGCTTTGGTCGCTGTTTTGAGTGAAGTTGATTGAGAAATCACTGTACTGCATGACGTTAGTTCCGGTTGGCGACTAAAGTCGCGCGCCGTGGGGCGGGATGGCCCTCAACGGTGCACGAGGGATCGCCGGGCATGAGAAAATCCTCAAGTGACTCAAAGCTCATCCAGTCGGTGCGACGCTGTTCAGCGGTAGTTGTGGTCGAGACATCCACGATACGCACATCAGTAAAACCGCAGCGGCGCAGCCACAGCGCTAGCGTCGGTGGGCTGGGGATGAAAAACACATTACGCATCTTGGCGTAGCGTTGTTCCGGCAGCAGTACTTGCCCCTCATCGCCTTCGATCACCAACGTTTCCAGCACCAGTTCGCCGCCGGGGCGGAGGCAGTCGCGCAGTTCGAGGATGTGGTCCAGCGGTGAGCGGCGGTGATACAGCACGCCCATCGAAAATACAGTGTCGAAGGCTTCGAGTTTGGCGGGCAGTTGCTCCAGCGCCAAGGGTAAGACAAACACGCCGTGGTCGCCGGTGAAATGGCGGACGGCGAAATATTGCATGATGTAGATCAAGGTCGGATCAATGCCAATCACCAGCTCGGCGCCCGCACCTGCCATGCGCCAGCAGTGATAACCGCTGCCGCAGCCGACATCGAGTACGGCGCGACCGGTGAGCGGTGTAATGTGCGGCGCAATGCGATCCCACTTCCAGTCCGAGCGCCATTCGGTGTCGATGTCGAGCCCGAGCAATGAAAATGGCCCTTTGCGCCAGGGCATCAATTGGCGTAATGCATGTTCCAGCGTCGTGCGCGTGGCAACATCGCAATCAGCCGCAGTGCCTGCAGTGACGGCGGCAGTATTGAAATCGATGTGATCAGGGTTGATTTTGGGCAGTGCTTCGAGCGCCGCGCGCCATTTCGGTAGATCGCCATGACCGGTGTTAAGAATATGATCAATCTGCGCTGGCAATTGCGCGCCCCATTTAGCCAACTGCGAATGCACTCGCAAGCGCCGGTAGAGATCCTCGTACCCCATCATTTGATGGCGAGTAGCGAAGCAAAGTTAAGACATTGATGCCACAGTTGCACGCGGCCAAAGCCTGCGGTATGCAGGCGCTGCTCATGCTGTGTCAGGGTCTCGGGAATCAGCACATTTTCCAGCGCCGTGCGTTTCTGGCTGAT
The DNA window shown above is from Gammaproteobacteria bacterium and carries:
- a CDS encoding PA0069 family radical SAM protein, which codes for MSKRPPLPPRGRGALSNPDNRYSQFSSEWIDDGWGSLEQLETKIPTTLHVDASRSVISYNQSPDIPFDRSINPYRGCEHGCVYCFARPTHAYLGLSPGLDFETQLFYKPDAATLLRKELSARNYTPAPIALGINTDAYQPAEKKLRITREILEVLAECQHPVTIVTKSSLIERDMDILEALAAKNLASIAVSITTLDAALARTLEPRAASPQRRMETIRRLTAAGIPVTTLIAPLIPVLTDHELENILTEIRSAGAVDAGYVLLRLPHELKELFRDWLAQHAPLKAEHVMNRLRDCRGGSDYQAEFGIRMRGRGIFADLIAQRFHKAFKRLEFPGSEPLRSDLFRRPNPTPQLDLF
- the cmoB gene encoding tRNA 5-methoxyuridine(34)/uridine 5-oxyacetic acid(34) synthase CmoB → MMGYEDLYRRLRVHSQLAKWGAQLPAQIDHILNTGHGDLPKWRAALEALPKINPDHIDFNTAAVTAGTAADCDVATRTTLEHALRQLMPWRKGPFSLLGLDIDTEWRSDWKWDRIAPHITPLTGRAVLDVGCGSGYHCWRMAGAGAELVIGIDPTLIYIMQYFAVRHFTGDHGVFVLPLALEQLPAKLEAFDTVFSMGVLYHRRSPLDHILELRDCLRPGGELVLETLVIEGDEGQVLLPEQRYAKMRNVFFIPSPPTLALWLRRCGFTDVRIVDVSTTTTAEQRRTDWMSFESLEDFLMPGDPSCTVEGHPAPRRATLVANRN
- a CDS encoding SDR family oxidoreductase, which encodes MPSILITGSNRGLGLEWCRQYAAEEWRVFATCRHPELAEELCALASNHPNVSIHRLDVTHADEIRALANSLCDEPIDLLINNAGIYLEKYIDDHFSSLDYDDWLATFNVNTLGAMRVSEAFLNHIARSDWKLVVAITSHMGSIAEIDAPGSYAYRSSKAALNAAMHGVARELNRNGIGVLLLHPGWVNTRMGGPGAQISTIESVRGMRRMIEGYIPAMSGQFYRFDGSVIPW
- a CDS encoding BolA/IbaG family iron-sulfur metabolism protein; translation: MHASEVKQLIVGAIPDAEVSVEGEGCNFSVTVISPVFEGLSSLKKQQAVLAPLSAKITSGELHAVTINAYAPTQGDL